In one Niallia taxi genomic region, the following are encoded:
- the brnQ gene encoding branched-chain amino acid transport system II carrier protein — translation MSTKVPFSFIVIIGLMLFALFFGAGNLIFPAMLGQSAGSEIWSANAGFLVTGVGLPLLGVMAFGFSGKEDLQSLASRVHPMFGLVFTTVLYLAIGPLFAIPRTGNVSFEIGVKPFVSESFSGIALLIFTVIFFTITCFLSLNPAKIVDIVGRFLTPIKLTFIGILVVVSVIFPIGKFQAPSEKYMTNSFFNGFQEGYLTMDTLASFVFGIIIINAIREKGANTKGQILKVCLMATLIAAVILAAIYSALSYMGASSVEKLGHLDNGGEVLARVSEFYFGTYGGVLLGLMITVACLTTSVGLITACSTYFHKLFPAISYKVIAISLSVFSAIIANVGLTELIAISVPVLTIIYPLAIVLIFLTFLHPLFKGRSGVYQISLLFTFIISLVDSLQETALKIPALDSFFASFLPMYGIGLGWIVPAIIGGLIGYVLNFKQDDTLLNN, via the coding sequence GTGTCAACTAAAGTACCATTTTCATTTATCGTTATTATTGGTCTCATGTTGTTTGCATTATTTTTTGGTGCTGGTAATCTTATCTTCCCAGCAATGCTCGGTCAATCAGCAGGCAGTGAAATTTGGTCCGCGAATGCAGGCTTCCTTGTAACTGGTGTAGGTTTGCCACTTCTAGGGGTTATGGCTTTTGGATTTTCTGGCAAAGAGGATCTGCAATCATTGGCTAGCCGTGTGCATCCAATGTTCGGACTTGTTTTTACAACTGTATTATATTTGGCAATTGGTCCATTATTTGCAATTCCGCGTACTGGAAATGTTTCCTTTGAAATCGGTGTAAAGCCATTTGTTTCAGAAAGTTTTTCCGGCATTGCACTATTAATTTTTACAGTTATCTTTTTTACTATTACTTGCTTCTTGTCACTGAACCCAGCTAAAATCGTCGATATTGTCGGCCGTTTTTTAACACCAATTAAATTGACGTTTATCGGCATCCTAGTTGTTGTTTCTGTGATTTTCCCAATCGGCAAATTCCAGGCACCTTCTGAAAAGTATATGACTAATTCCTTCTTTAACGGTTTCCAAGAAGGTTACTTAACAATGGATACACTGGCGTCCTTCGTATTCGGAATTATCATTATTAACGCAATTCGCGAAAAAGGAGCCAACACAAAAGGACAAATTCTAAAGGTTTGCTTAATGGCAACATTAATTGCCGCTGTCATTCTTGCAGCTATTTATTCAGCCCTTTCCTATATGGGTGCATCAAGTGTAGAAAAGCTGGGACATTTGGATAATGGTGGAGAGGTTTTAGCGCGTGTATCTGAATTTTACTTTGGAACATACGGCGGAGTATTGTTAGGCTTAATGATTACTGTTGCTTGTTTAACAACAAGTGTTGGCTTAATAACAGCTTGCTCTACTTATTTCCATAAGCTTTTCCCTGCTATCTCTTATAAAGTAATCGCAATAAGTCTTTCCGTATTCAGTGCTATTATTGCAAACGTTGGACTTACTGAGTTGATAGCCATTTCTGTACCTGTATTAACTATCATTTATCCTTTGGCAATAGTGCTGATATTCTTAACATTCCTTCACCCCCTATTCAAGGGTAGATCTGGAGTATATCAAATCAGTCTATTGTTTACCTTTATTATCAGCCTTGTGGACAGCCTCCAGGAAACAGCACTGAAGATTCCTGCACTGGATTCCTTCTTCGCAAGCTTCCTTCCAATGTACGGCATTGGCTTAGGATGGATTGTCCCAGCTATTATTGGCGGCTTGATTGGGTATGTATTGAATTTTAAGCAGGACGATACTTTACTTAATAATTAA
- a CDS encoding DUF2164 domain-containing protein: protein MFYKLTKEQQEMMISDIQTFFSQERDEEISEFAAERVLDFFKETIAPHFYNLAISDAKKLVEEQFMAIEDEILTLEKPIRK from the coding sequence TTGTTTTATAAATTAACAAAAGAACAACAGGAAATGATGATTTCCGATATCCAAACTTTTTTCTCCCAAGAAAGGGATGAGGAAATATCCGAATTTGCTGCAGAACGAGTGCTTGATTTTTTCAAGGAAACAATCGCGCCTCATTTTTATAATTTGGCAATTTCTGATGCGAAAAAGCTAGTAGAAGAGCAATTCATGGCGATTGAGGATGAAATATTGACATTGGAAAAACCAATCAGGAAATAA
- a CDS encoding M15 family metallopeptidase: MKKVLTASAIALMLSGCSTIQQDNQQKENTNQSASQQDTVKKEETQTTEWTIPTQNQNKVKKEDGHFVLENPENMLALVNKEYYLPSDYEPKDLVRPDVAFSFGDEDIQKSHMRKEAAEALADMFNAAKEEGNILYAASGYRSYERQSAVFKQEVANVGEEDAEQAVAIPGSSEHQSGLAMDITSQKQNFLLTEEFGEDKEGKWLMANAYKYGFILRYPKDKVDITQYEYEPWHYRYVGKDAAKMMKDKDWTLEEYFENGAKQQ; this comes from the coding sequence ATGAAAAAAGTACTTACAGCGTCAGCCATTGCTTTAATGTTAAGCGGCTGCAGCACGATCCAACAAGATAATCAGCAAAAGGAAAACACTAATCAATCTGCCTCACAGCAGGATACTGTTAAAAAGGAAGAGACGCAAACAACAGAGTGGACAATCCCCACACAAAACCAAAATAAAGTAAAAAAAGAAGATGGACACTTTGTCCTTGAAAATCCAGAAAATATGTTAGCACTTGTCAATAAGGAATATTATTTGCCGAGTGATTATGAACCAAAGGATCTCGTCAGACCAGATGTTGCGTTTTCTTTTGGTGATGAGGATATACAAAAAAGTCATATGAGAAAAGAAGCGGCAGAGGCACTAGCAGATATGTTTAATGCAGCAAAAGAAGAGGGAAACATTCTTTATGCAGCATCAGGATACCGCTCGTATGAGAGACAATCTGCTGTATTTAAGCAAGAGGTTGCCAATGTAGGAGAGGAAGATGCAGAACAGGCTGTTGCTATCCCTGGCTCAAGTGAACATCAAAGTGGCTTAGCGATGGATATCACGTCACAAAAGCAAAATTTCCTGTTAACAGAGGAATTTGGCGAGGATAAGGAAGGCAAATGGTTAATGGCAAATGCCTATAAGTACGGATTTATCCTGCGCTATCCAAAAGATAAGGTAGACATCACTCAATATGAATATGAACCTTGGCACTATCGTTATGTTGGCAAAGATGCCGCAAAAATGATGAAGGATAAGGACTGGACACTTGAAGAGTATTTCGAGAATGGAGCTAAACAACAATAA
- a CDS encoding arylamine N-acetyltransferase family protein, which yields MQQINKSFRERIGFPLDEVITFHNLEFVLERMAKTVPFENTAIIEGRTEAISEQYLMEKVIGRHEGGLCFDLNPLLYLFLLENGFQVTMLKGITYDAANNVWSKTGATHATILLEENGKRYIVDSGYGANLPLKPVPLDGEIIQSENGQFQVKQEETEYGDYCFYMKLKDKSEDWTLGYAFQSTVAFRDVKDMIEMQKKIVEHPDSRFNKGPLISMLTDKGSIVLSQDSFTEWADGNKHKQEINKEEFLAIAKERFGLS from the coding sequence ATGCAACAAATCAATAAAAGCTTTCGCGAGAGAATCGGCTTTCCTCTTGATGAGGTTATTACATTTCACAATTTAGAATTTGTTCTGGAAAGAATGGCTAAAACAGTACCGTTTGAAAATACAGCCATTATCGAAGGAAGAACAGAGGCTATTTCAGAACAGTACTTAATGGAAAAGGTTATTGGACGACATGAAGGCGGTCTTTGTTTTGATTTGAATCCACTTCTCTACCTGTTTTTACTTGAAAACGGCTTCCAAGTAACCATGTTAAAAGGAATCACTTATGATGCTGCAAATAATGTTTGGAGTAAAACAGGTGCTACACATGCTACGATTTTGCTTGAGGAAAATGGGAAACGTTATATTGTCGATTCAGGATATGGTGCAAACCTGCCGTTAAAACCAGTGCCCCTTGATGGTGAAATTATCCAATCTGAAAACGGTCAATTTCAAGTAAAGCAAGAAGAGACTGAGTATGGAGACTATTGTTTCTATATGAAGCTGAAGGATAAAAGTGAGGATTGGACGTTAGGATATGCCTTTCAATCAACTGTAGCTTTTCGTGATGTTAAGGATATGATCGAAATGCAAAAAAAAATTGTTGAGCATCCTGATTCGCGCTTTAATAAAGGTCCGCTTATAAGCATGTTGACAGATAAAGGAAGTATTGTATTATCACAAGACTCCTTTACAGAATGGGCAGACGGAAATAAACACAAGCAAGAGATCAACAAAGAAGAATTTCTGGCAATTGCAAAGGAAAGATTTGGACTAAGCTAG
- a CDS encoding cupin, with protein MKKIMSFNKLAGKEIGNYQSMSAYYTKIMRTDKPVNIGIIHIESGGLVGYHEAPVAQAFIVMEGKGWIKGADKLEQAIQSGEGVLWEKGEGHESGSEEGMTVLVLQGESLPLGERE; from the coding sequence ATGAAGAAAATAATGTCATTTAATAAGCTCGCAGGAAAAGAGATTGGCAATTATCAGTCTATGTCTGCTTATTACACCAAAATAATGAGAACAGATAAACCAGTCAATATTGGGATTATCCATATTGAGTCAGGCGGATTGGTTGGCTATCATGAGGCCCCTGTTGCTCAAGCCTTTATTGTTATGGAAGGGAAAGGCTGGATAAAAGGTGCTGATAAGCTAGAACAAGCGATACAGTCAGGTGAGGGCGTTCTGTGGGAAAAAGGAGAAGGTCATGAATCTGGCAGTGAGGAAGGCATGACAGTACTTGTGCTGCAAGGAGAAAGCCTTCCATTAGGAGAAAGGGAGTAA
- a CDS encoding AraC family transcriptional regulator produces MNTGHFLIDHNLRELTEHLTVLLPIACYETTINQNIQGHIPLHWHDELQFVYMKKGEAIFHINGERMELLEGNGLFINSGLLHMAEEKTEAASYICMNVAPSFVLSQELFSTFVYPYVQASNLAYVSIDGKKEWGKIILESILETKRLLNEKQPFFEIDISTQLAKAWKSLMMHGIPPAFNKTEASKNEKMKMMLDWIHHHYEEKVSLEDIASAGQLSRSECCRYFKRILKRSPFSYLEHYRIQKSLLLLQEEDANITEVGYRVGFNSTSYFILKFRKEIQMTPLAYKKHKQKS; encoded by the coding sequence ATGAATACAGGCCATTTTTTAATTGATCATAATTTAAGAGAGCTGACAGAGCATCTTACCGTTCTTTTGCCAATTGCATGCTATGAAACAACAATTAACCAAAACATTCAAGGCCATATTCCCCTTCATTGGCATGATGAGCTGCAATTTGTATACATGAAGAAGGGTGAAGCCATATTTCACATAAATGGGGAAAGAATGGAATTATTAGAAGGAAACGGACTGTTTATTAACAGCGGCTTACTTCATATGGCAGAAGAAAAGACAGAAGCTGCTTCCTATATATGCATGAATGTAGCACCTTCTTTTGTTTTGTCACAAGAGCTGTTTTCCACCTTTGTGTATCCTTATGTACAAGCAAGCAACCTTGCATATGTCAGCATTGATGGCAAAAAGGAATGGGGGAAAATCATTCTGGAGTCAATTCTAGAAACTAAACGTTTGCTAAATGAAAAACAGCCTTTTTTTGAAATTGATATAAGTACACAGCTGGCTAAAGCTTGGAAAAGCTTAATGATGCATGGGATACCGCCAGCTTTTAATAAAACAGAGGCGAGTAAAAATGAAAAAATGAAAATGATGCTCGATTGGATTCATCATCACTATGAAGAGAAGGTAAGCCTAGAGGATATTGCTTCTGCAGGTCAATTGAGCCGCTCTGAATGCTGCCGCTATTTCAAAAGAATTTTGAAAAGATCACCTTTCAGTTATTTGGAGCATTATCGCATACAGAAGAGCTTGCTGTTACTTCAAGAAGAGGATGCTAATATAACCGAGGTCGGCTATAGAGTAGGTTTTAATAGCACGAGCTATTTTATTCTGAAATTTCGCAAGGAAATCCAGATGACTCCATTAGCCTATAAAAAACATAAACAAAAATCTTAA
- a CDS encoding EamA family transporter, protein MISNDRKKGLFFVITGAAFWGVGGTVAQKLFQSYEVNVDWLVVVRLLLSGCILLLLKLFSKNRRAIINIWKEPSTAIRLVLFSVFGMLAVQYTYMASIHHGNAAVATLLQYLSPIMIMLYYLVTRKMRLTKVDVYTAILALSGCFFLLTNGTFSELSVPVPAVVWGVLSGLAAAFYTLNAGSLLKKFDSLVVVGWAMIIGGLCLNIVEPIWRTAPASITAVQLIYLVFVILFGTMIAFWFYIKSLETLMPKEASLLGSIEPLAACLTTVFWLNMPFGLFQWLGAACIISVVLLLTSSKRQAAPSASDDISI, encoded by the coding sequence ATGATTAGCAATGATCGAAAAAAAGGTTTGTTTTTTGTGATTACAGGGGCAGCATTTTGGGGTGTTGGCGGTACTGTTGCCCAGAAGCTGTTCCAATCTTATGAGGTAAATGTTGATTGGCTTGTTGTTGTTAGGCTGCTTTTGTCTGGCTGCATCCTGTTGCTACTTAAGCTTTTCAGCAAAAACCGCAGGGCAATTATTAATATATGGAAGGAGCCAAGCACTGCCATCAGACTTGTTTTATTTTCTGTTTTTGGAATGCTGGCAGTCCAATATACGTATATGGCATCCATCCATCATGGCAATGCAGCAGTTGCTACCCTGCTACAGTATTTATCTCCAATCATGATTATGCTGTATTATCTTGTCACAAGAAAAATGCGTTTGACTAAGGTGGATGTCTACACGGCTATTCTAGCATTATCAGGCTGTTTCTTCCTGCTTACAAACGGCACCTTCTCTGAGCTTTCCGTTCCTGTCCCTGCTGTCGTTTGGGGTGTTTTGTCCGGATTAGCTGCTGCCTTTTACACATTAAATGCAGGCTCGCTGCTAAAAAAATTCGACTCTTTAGTGGTAGTCGGCTGGGCAATGATTATCGGCGGACTTTGCTTAAATATAGTTGAACCGATTTGGAGAACAGCACCAGCTTCCATAACTGCTGTACAGCTTATTTATTTAGTGTTTGTTATCCTTTTTGGAACAATGATTGCCTTCTGGTTCTACATCAAAAGCCTTGAGACACTCATGCCAAAGGAGGCAAGCTTGTTAGGCAGCATTGAACCATTAGCAGCCTGTTTAACAACTGTTTTCTGGTTGAATATGCCTTTTGGATTATTCCAATGGCTTGGTGCAGCATGCATCATAAGTGTGGTACTGCTCCTTACCTCTAGCAAACGCCAAGCAGCTCCCTCTGCCTCTGATGACATTTCGATTTGA
- a CDS encoding GNAT family N-acetyltransferase, whose amino-acid sequence MSKEPIVKAYSEQYQTEVLDLIIHIQQTEYNIPITKEDQPDLMMIETFYQRGKGNFWVACVENRVIGTIALLDIGNSQVALRKMFVAKDYRGSGFNTAARLLQNSLDWAKERSVKEVFLGTTPQFLAAHRFYEKNSFTSIEMSELPKAFPLMEVDKKFYKYHVEKQAI is encoded by the coding sequence ATGAGCAAGGAACCAATCGTAAAAGCATATTCCGAGCAATATCAAACAGAAGTATTAGACTTGATAATACATATCCAGCAAACGGAATATAATATTCCGATAACAAAAGAAGACCAGCCTGACTTAATGATGATTGAAACATTTTATCAAAGAGGTAAAGGAAACTTTTGGGTTGCGTGTGTGGAGAACAGGGTAATAGGAACGATTGCTTTACTTGATATTGGCAATAGCCAAGTAGCTTTACGGAAAATGTTTGTTGCCAAAGATTATCGCGGTTCAGGATTTAACACAGCAGCTCGTTTGTTGCAGAATTCGCTTGATTGGGCAAAGGAGCGTTCTGTAAAAGAGGTGTTTTTAGGAACAACTCCACAATTTTTAGCTGCGCATCGGTTTTATGAGAAAAACAGCTTTACTAGTATTGAGATGTCGGAGCTTCCGAAAGCATTTCCTCTTATGGAGGTAGATAAGAAATTTTATAAGTATCATGTCGAAAAACAAGCAATTTGA
- a CDS encoding YkuS family protein produces MARIGVEQALTNISEALREKGHEIVDLKQESDAQGCDCCVISGVDSNVMGMQDTQMQGSVIEANGLSADEVCQQVEQRTSR; encoded by the coding sequence ATGGCAAGAATTGGTGTAGAACAAGCATTAACAAATATTTCAGAAGCTCTTCGTGAGAAAGGGCATGAAATCGTTGACCTCAAGCAGGAGTCAGATGCACAAGGCTGTGATTGCTGTGTTATTTCAGGTGTCGATTCTAATGTAATGGGCATGCAGGATACACAAATGCAAGGCTCTGTTATTGAGGCAAACGGCCTCTCTGCTGATGAAGTATGTCAGCAGGTAGAACAACGAACAAGCAGATAA
- a CDS encoding RtcB family protein, whose translation MLEIQGKYNYAKVYTDKVEETAMSQILELCDQEFTKGTKIRIMPDTHAGAGCTIGTTMTITDKIVPNLVGVDIGCGMEVAVIDKNKAEVNFDQLDEVIRKHIPSGFSTRESSQFHPYSKRVDFRNVVAPFNLKRAKSSVGTLGGGNHFVELNEMDDKIVLVIHSGSRNLGKQIAEHYQNLAYNELLSLHQERQGLIDELKAAGRESEIEETLKALKRPYVKKDLAYLQGKSFEHYMNDMKIAQHYALLNRKAMVEEITSRMRWNISESFTTIHNYIDMEQMILRKGAISARKDEKVIIPMNMRDGSIIAIGKGNKDWNESAPHGAGRLMSRTKAKELVSLEQFKDVMKDVWTTSVNESTLDESPMAYKPMEDIVKHTDDTIEIVQVIKPLYNFKAN comes from the coding sequence ATGTTAGAAATCCAAGGAAAATATAATTATGCGAAAGTTTATACAGATAAAGTGGAAGAAACAGCGATGTCTCAAATACTGGAGCTTTGTGATCAGGAATTTACAAAAGGTACGAAAATACGAATCATGCCAGATACACATGCTGGAGCAGGCTGCACAATTGGTACAACAATGACGATAACAGATAAAATTGTCCCAAATTTAGTTGGTGTAGATATTGGCTGTGGCATGGAAGTAGCAGTCATCGATAAAAATAAAGCAGAAGTGAATTTTGACCAACTGGATGAAGTTATCCGAAAGCATATTCCAAGCGGTTTTTCCACAAGAGAAAGTAGTCAATTTCACCCTTACTCAAAAAGAGTAGACTTTCGCAATGTAGTGGCACCGTTTAACTTGAAAAGAGCCAAGTCATCTGTTGGTACGTTAGGTGGAGGTAATCATTTTGTTGAGTTGAACGAAATGGATGACAAAATTGTGCTTGTCATCCATTCTGGGTCTAGAAACTTGGGTAAGCAAATTGCTGAGCATTATCAAAACTTGGCATATAATGAGCTGTTGAGTTTACATCAGGAAAGGCAAGGCTTGATTGATGAACTGAAAGCAGCAGGAAGGGAAAGTGAAATTGAAGAGACACTAAAGGCTCTGAAACGACCATATGTTAAAAAGGATCTTGCATACCTTCAGGGGAAAAGCTTTGAGCATTATATGAATGACATGAAGATAGCCCAGCATTATGCTTTATTAAACAGAAAGGCAATGGTGGAGGAAATTACTTCCCGTATGCGCTGGAACATATCTGAAAGCTTTACGACCATTCACAATTACATTGATATGGAGCAAATGATTCTCAGAAAAGGAGCAATCTCTGCCAGAAAAGATGAAAAAGTGATTATTCCAATGAATATGAGAGATGGAAGCATTATTGCAATTGGCAAGGGGAATAAGGATTGGAATGAATCGGCTCCACATGGTGCAGGCAGATTAATGTCCAGAACAAAAGCAAAGGAATTGGTGTCATTAGAGCAATTCAAGGATGTAATGAAGGATGTTTGGACGACTTCTGTTAATGAAAGTACATTGGATGAAAGTCCAATGGCTTATAAACCGATGGAGGATATTGTGAAGCATACAGATGATACAATTGAAATTGTCCAAGTAATTAAACCATTATATAATTTTAAGGCAAATTGA
- a CDS encoding DUF3231 family protein: MKNNTKAPLTSAEKANLWNFYMANTMSHCMFQHFLAQNKQIKEIIKDSDLLRGKYSIANRFFRAGCEPDCTSAVFR, from the coding sequence ATGAAAAACAATACAAAAGCACCACTTACCTCTGCTGAAAAAGCGAATCTCTGGAATTTTTATATGGCGAACACAATGTCTCACTGTATGTTTCAGCATTTCTTAGCACAAAACAAACAGATTAAGGAAATTATTAAAGACAGTGATTTACTAAGAGGAAAATATTCCATTGCCAACAGGTTTTTCAGAGCAGGATGTGAACCTGACTGCACCTCGGCTGTTTTCCGATAG
- a CDS encoding DUF3231 family protein, with the protein MNLTAPRLFSDSFYLLCIDMMYKLGLIFYSITLPNTTRLDIRLFITETMHDAANYSN; encoded by the coding sequence GTGAACCTGACTGCACCTCGGCTGTTTTCCGATAGCTTCTACCTTTTATGCATAGACATGATGTATAAGCTAGGGTTAATCTTTTACAGCATCACATTACCAAATACAACGAGATTAGATATTCGGCTATTTATTACAGAAACAATGCATGATGCAGCTAACTATTCCAATTAA
- a CDS encoding DUF3231 family protein yields MLETGIYVRPPNIPTMNTQEMVQDQSFFNGFFGDKRTLTGLEISQLFANIQFNTMKTVLLLAFSQVAESKEIRNYFIRGKHINVKQNTVFSNVLKEEDLPLTMPSQFNVTTTNISPFSDKLMLFHISNLSSAKLRNFGDSIAVSPRHDLGSIYFRLMVETSNYAEDGGNLLIENSWMEKPPHNVDWNLLAKKKK; encoded by the coding sequence ATGTTAGAAACCGGAATTTATGTGCGACCACCAAATATTCCGACGATGAACACACAAGAAATGGTTCAGGACCAAAGCTTTTTTAATGGCTTTTTTGGTGATAAACGAACATTGACAGGACTTGAAATTTCCCAGTTATTCGCAAACATCCAGTTTAATACCATGAAAACAGTCCTTTTACTAGCATTCAGTCAGGTTGCAGAATCTAAAGAAATTCGGAACTACTTTATACGAGGAAAACATATAAATGTTAAACAAAATACTGTTTTCTCAAATGTCTTAAAGGAAGAAGATCTCCCCCTGACAATGCCAAGTCAATTTAATGTGACAACAACCAATATATCTCCGTTTTCAGATAAGTTGATGCTTTTTCATATCAGCAATCTATCGTCAGCAAAGCTCCGAAACTTCGGGGATTCCATTGCAGTCAGTCCTCGTCATGATTTGGGTTCCATCTATTTCCGGCTTATGGTGGAGACTTCAAATTATGCGGAAGATGGAGGAAACCTTTTAATTGAAAATAGCTGGATGGAAAAGCCTCCACATAATGTCGATTGGAATCTGCTCGCCAAGAAAAAGAAGTAA
- a CDS encoding bacitracin ABC transporter ATP-binding protein gives MDEMKKEEVISDDFLEKLVEEINELYGWDETERPVEE, from the coding sequence TTGGACGAGATGAAAAAAGAAGAAGTAATATCAGATGATTTTTTAGAAAAGCTTGTAGAGGAAATCAATGAGCTGTATGGGTGGGATGAAACGGAAAGGCCTGTAGAGGAATAG
- a CDS encoding VOC family protein yields the protein MTKITPFLMFQGNAEEAIRFYTTIIEDSSIKNVIRYGKDEAGEEGSIMQAVFTLKNQEFMCIDSNIAHDFGFTPSFSIYVECETEEQIDHYYQAFVSGGHELMALGDYSFSRKFGWIIDKYGVSWQFTLPFN from the coding sequence ATGACTAAGATAACCCCATTTTTAATGTTTCAAGGAAATGCGGAAGAAGCGATTCGTTTTTATACAACCATAATAGAAGACTCAAGTATAAAGAATGTGATCCGTTACGGTAAAGACGAAGCTGGAGAGGAAGGAAGCATCATGCAAGCTGTCTTCACATTGAAGAACCAAGAGTTCATGTGTATAGACAGCAATATAGCTCATGACTTTGGATTTACCCCCTCATTCTCCATTTATGTTGAATGTGAAACAGAGGAGCAAATTGACCATTATTATCAAGCATTCGTTAGTGGAGGCCATGAGCTTATGGCTCTTGGAGATTATTCCTTCAGCAGAAAATTTGGATGGATTATCGATAAGTATGGGGTTTCCTGGCAGTTTACTCTTCCATTTAATTAA
- a CDS encoding GNAT family N-acetyltransferase produces MYSESNDFPVLQTERLLLREIQNEDALDILEYLSDKDVMKYYGMEPFQSLEDVLEEVEWYKSIQIKQTGIRWGITLKENGKVLGSCGFLNWDKRHFRTEIGYELHKNYWGQGLASEALKAVVQYGFEHMGLERIQALIEPPNLSSQSLLKKHGFLCEGLLRSYEFTCGKMDDLYMYSLIKKDFNGWRAQTND; encoded by the coding sequence TTGTACTCCGAGTCAAATGATTTTCCTGTCCTGCAAACAGAACGGTTACTGTTAAGAGAAATCCAAAATGAAGATGCATTAGATATTCTCGAGTATCTTTCTGACAAGGATGTCATGAAATATTATGGGATGGAGCCTTTTCAGTCACTAGAGGATGTGCTGGAGGAAGTCGAATGGTACAAGTCAATTCAAATAAAGCAAACGGGCATAAGATGGGGAATTACACTAAAAGAAAATGGCAAGGTGCTTGGCAGCTGCGGATTTTTGAATTGGGATAAGCGTCATTTTCGGACAGAAATCGGCTATGAGCTGCATAAGAATTACTGGGGACAAGGGCTTGCTAGTGAAGCTTTAAAGGCAGTCGTTCAATACGGCTTTGAGCATATGGGACTTGAAAGAATTCAAGCACTGATTGAACCGCCCAACTTGTCTTCACAAAGCTTGCTCAAAAAGCATGGGTTTTTGTGTGAAGGCTTGCTGAGAAGCTATGAATTTACGTGCGGAAAAATGGACGACCTGTATATGTACTCTTTAATAAAAAAAGATTTTAATGGTTGGAGGGCACAAACCAATGACTAA
- a CDS encoding YciI family protein produces MQFVVTAYDGTDEYALERRLRAREEHLKSVEKRFNEGNHLYGAALLDDTEKMIGSMMVVDYPSKEALDEWLKEEPYVTGNVWQRIDVLPCKVAPIFMESYK; encoded by the coding sequence ATGCAGTTTGTTGTAACAGCATATGACGGTACAGATGAATATGCATTGGAAAGAAGATTGCGTGCAAGAGAAGAGCATTTAAAGTCGGTTGAGAAACGATTTAATGAGGGCAATCATTTATATGGTGCTGCCTTATTGGATGATACAGAAAAAATGATTGGTTCGATGATGGTAGTAGACTACCCATCAAAAGAAGCGCTTGATGAGTGGCTGAAGGAAGAACCGTATGTGACAGGCAATGTATGGCAAAGGATCGATGTTTTGCCATGTAAGGTTGCGCCTATCTTTATGGAGTCTTATAAATAG